A segment of the Deltaproteobacteria bacterium genome:
CACGCTGGCCCTCGAAGTGATTGCCGAGGCCCAGAAAGCGGGAGGCGTGGCCGCGTTCGTGGACGCCGAGCACGCCCTGGACGTGCAGTATGCCCGCAAATTAGGGGTCCAGACGGACGAGTTGCTGGTATCCCAGCCCGACTATGGGGAGCAGGCCCTCGAGATCACCGAGATCCTGGTGCGCAGCGGAGCGTTGGACGTGGTGGTCATCGATTCCGTGGCCGCTCTCGTGCCCAAGGCGGAGATCGACGGCGAGATGGGCGATTCCCATATGGGTCTCCAGGCGCGGCTCATGAGTCAGGCGATGCGCAAGCTCACGGCCATCATTTCCAAATCGCATACATCCGTGATTTTCATCAACCAGATCCGGCACAAGATCGGCGTGATGTTCGGCAATCCGGAAACGACCACGGGCGGAAACGCGCTCAAGTTCTATGCGTCCGTACGGTTGGACATCCGTTCGAGAGGCGCCATCAAGGACGGCCAGGACGTGGTGGGCAACCGGACCCGGGTCAAGGTGGTCAAGAACAAGATCGCTCCGCCCTTCAAGGAAGCGGAATTCGACATCATGTACGGAAAGGGCATCTCGAGGGCCGGCGATGTGCTGGACCTGGGTGTGAATTTGAACCTCATCGAAAAAAGCGGATCGTGGTACTCGTACGATGGGGAGCGCCTGGGCCAGGGACGCGAGACGGCCAAGCAGATCCTCGAGGAGAATCCGGATATCATGCAGAAACTGGAAGCCAAGATCCTCGCCCAGTCCGGCTTGATTCACACGCCCCCTGACGACGAACAACCTGCCGAGGAAGCCCCATGACGGGAAACGACATCCGATCGCTGTTTTTGAAATTTTTCGAGGACCGGGGCCACCGGGTGGTCAAAAGCTCGTCGCTGTTGCCCCAGGACGATCCAACGCTGCTTTTTACCAACGCGGGCATGGTTCAATTCAAGCGCGTATTTATCGGGGACGAGCGCCGGGAGTACAGCAGAGCCGCATCATCGCAGAAATGCGTCCGGGCGGGAGGCAAGCACAACGATCTCGAGAACGTGGGACAGACCGCACGGCATCACACCTTTTTCGAGATGCTGGGCAACTTCAGTTTCGGAGATTATTTCAAGCGCGAAGCGATCCGCATGGGGTGGGAGCTTCTGACCCAAGGGTACGGCCTTCCGGCGGACAAACTGTATGCCACGGTCTATCTCGAGGACGATGAAGCGCACGAACTCTGGAGGACGGAAGTCGGGGTGCCGGAGGAACGCATCTCCCGTCACGGAGAAAAGGACAATTTCTGGGCCATGGGGGACACGGGCCCCTGCGGTCCCTGCTCGGAAATCCTCATCGATCAGGGCCCGGAAATGGGATGCGGCCGGCCGGAATGCGGTCCGGGGTGCGATTGCGACCGCTATCTCGAATTGTGGAACCTGGTGTTCATGCAGTACAACCGGGACGAATCCGGAGCCATGACGCCCTTGCCCAAGCCTAGCATTGACACGGGAATGGGCCTCGAACGTCTGGCCGCGGTGTTGCAGGGCAAGAAGAACAATTTCGATTCGGACCTGTTCGCGCCCATTATGAAAGCCATTGAAGCGCGCTCCGGGCACTCGTATCTCGAAGATCCTAAGAAAGACATCAGCTTCCGCGTGATCGCGGATCATGCCCGGGCGGCGGCGTTTCTCATTTCGGACGGCATTCTTCCGTCCAATGAAGGGCGGGGCTATGTACTACGCCGCATATTGAGGCGCGCGGTGCGTTTCGGAACCTCTCTGGGCATGCGCGATCCCTTTCTGCACGAGATCGCCGGAGCGGTGGTCGGAGTCATGAAGGGGCAGTATCCCGAGCTGGTTCAGTCACTCGAATTTGTGGCCAAAGTGGTTCAGGGAGAAGAGAAGCGGTTTTTCCAGACCCTCGAGAACGGCCTGAGCCTGCTCTATGACGAAATGGCCAGGCTCGACAAGGGCCACCGCGCGTTACCCGGCGAGGTGGCGTTCCGCCTGTACGATACGTTCGGGTTTCCGGTGGACATTCTCAACGACGTGGGCCGGGAAGAGGGCTTTACCGTGGATCAGGAAGGATTCCAGGCGGCCATGCAACGACAACGGGAGCAGTCCCGGAAATCGTGGAAAGGCAGCGGCGACGCCGAAATCCCGGAAGCGTATCGGGCCCTGTTGGGGCAGGGCGCAACCTCGGAATTCCTGGGATACGAGCTTCAGGCCACCCCGGCGAAGGTGGTGGCCCTGGTGAGCAACGGCAAGGCCGTGGATCGGGTCGGGGCCGGAGACGAGGTCGAAGTGGTGCTGGACCGGACAACCCTGTACGGCGAGGCCGGCGGCCAGGTGGGGGATCGCGGGATCATCCGGTCTGATGGGTGCGAAGTCGAGGTGACGGATTCGGTCAAATACGGAGGGCAACTCATTGTACACCGGTGCAAGGTGTCCAAGGGAAGCCTGTCCGTGGGCGACGAAGTGGAAGCCGTGGCCGAGGCCGAATGGCGGATGCGCACGGCCCGCAACCATACGGCCACGCACCTTCTGCATACGGTCTTGCGCTCCATCCTCGGGGACCACGTGAAGCAGGCCGGCTCCCTCGTTTCTCCCGAGCGGCTGCGGTTCGACTTCGCGCATTTCGAACAGGTCGACCCGGAAGTGCTCCATCGGATTGAAGAAAAGGTGAATGAAGCCATACGAGGCGACTATGAAGTCACGACCGCCATTACCAACATGGAGGAGGCCATCCGGAGCGGCGCCATAGCGTTGTTCGAGGAACGGTACGGCGAGGAGGTCCGCAAGGTTTCCGTGGGCGATTTCAGCACCGAACTGTGCGGCGGAACTCACGTCATCCGTACGGGCGAAATCGGGTTCTTCAAAGTGGTGTCCGAAACCAGTGTCGCCGCGGGAGTCCGCCGTATCGAGGCCCTCACCGGGTCCGGAGCGGACGCCTACGTCCGGGGTCTCGAGGATCGGATGCGGGAGATCGGAAGTCTGGTGAAAGCGCCCTCCGGAGAGATCCTTTCGAAGATCGAACGCATCCTTGCGAACCAGAAGAAGCTCGAGAAAGAACTGCAGGCCGCGCGAATGGGCCGGACCAGGGACGTGCTCGGTGAACTCATGGAACGGGTCCGAAAAGTCGACGGTGTTTCCGTGCTGGCGGCGAGGGTCGAGATGCCGGGGCCCAAGGAATTGAGAGACCTGGGGGACCGGGTCCGCGATCGGCTGGGCAGCGGGGTTGCCGTACTGGGCAGCGTGCAGGAAGGAAAGGCCATTCTGCTGAGCCTGGTGACCAAAGACCTGTCGAACACGCTGCACGCGGGCAAAATCATCGGACGCGTGGCCGAGCTGGTGGGGGGCCGGGGAGGCGGTCGTCCGGACATGGCTCAGGCCGGAGGCCCCAACGCGGATCAACTGAACGAGGCTCTCGAGAAGGTTTACACCATCGTGGAGGAACATCTGTAAAGGCGCTCCGGGGAAAGCCGGGGGTATCGCAAGGCCGGTAGATGCCCTGGGATAGCGTGGACTTCGTTGGTGGATCGATACAAAAGAGGATATAAAATAGAGAAACATAGCCGGAATACATAGTCTGCTACATTAAACAATTCGCAGCGTTTGAACGGATGGGTCATGACGGATAAGAAGATTCAGATACTTCAGAAGATCCAGGATGGCCGGGATTTGCCTTCGCTGTCGCCCGTGACCGTTCGGCTCATCGAGGCGGCTTCCGAGAACTCGATCTCGGTTTCGGACATTGTAGGAATCATCCAGCAGGATCCATCCTTGACCACCCGGTTGCTGAAGATGGTCAACAGCCCATATTTCGGCGTCCGGCAGCCCGTCAAAACCCTGTTACACGCCGTGACCTATCTGGGACTCAAACGCGTCCGCCTTGCCGCCCTGTCCCTTTCCCTCAAACAGACGTTTCAACTCGAGAGCCACAAGGGGTTCGATTACGATCAGTTCTGGCGCATGTCTTTATACCGGGCCGTGATGGCCCGGGGCCTGTGTCTCGATGCGGGTATCAAAGAGCTGGATCCGGAAGAAGCCTTTGTCGCGGGACTCATATTGGAAATCGGCCAGCTCATGATGTTCGAGGCCATGGACGTCGACCAGCGCCGGAGCTATCCACATCAGACCCTGTCCATCGCCGAACTCCTGAGATGGGAAACCGAGAACCTGGGCGTCAACCACAGGGAAGTCGGCCGATTGATTCTGAAACGCTGGCGTTTTCCTCCATCCATGGTGGAGACGCAGCAGTGGGACGGCGAAAGCGCTCTTTCCAACGACTCTTTATGGTCTTGCCGCATCACTGAATTGGCGCACCGGGGCGCTGAGATTCTGTTCTCCAGAAGCGAAGAGCTGTTCCCCTACCACCGAAGAGTCAAAGAGGTACTCGGGCTCCCTTCGGGCCAGGTAAACGAAGTGCTCGGACGGGCGTTGGTGGAGGTTGACGAGCTGGCCGGTGCGCTGGAGATGGAGGCGCGGTCGGGGAAAGACGTGCTTACCGTAATGGAGAAAGCCAACCAGGCGCTATCCCGTCTGAACGGAAGCCTGGAAAAGCATGTACGGTGGTTTTTGGAACACCAGGCTCCTTCCAATTCCTTCGGAAAAGAGTTCGAGGATCGCGCGGTCGAGGAGGAAGGGAAAACCGTCGAGGCTGCGCTGCAGGCCGTGGCTCACGAGATCCGCAATCCGTTGACCTCCCTTAGCGGGTTCGTTCGGAGGCTCTCGAAGACCCTTCCATCGGACGAGAAGAACAGCAAGTATATGGAGATCATCCTTGGGGAGGCCGCCCGGCTGGAGAGGGTGATGGACGAACTCAGCCGCTACAGTCGGACCTATACGCCTGAATTCGGCGAGCATGATCTGGGCCAGGTGGTTCTTAGTGTCATTGATCAGGTTCGGACGCGTTTCAAAGAGAGGAACATCGAAATCCGACTCGATATGGACCGGTCGGTCCCTAGGATGCGGTTTGACGCCCCGGGTATCGCGGAAGTGTTGCTCCGCTTCCTGGTCAATTCAGCCCGCTCCATGGATCGGGGCGGCCCCCTGACCGTCACCGCCCATTACGAAACGCAGGCGCGTGTCGTGAAACTGGTGATTCTGGATTCGGGGAAGCCTTTCCCGGAAGAGGCGCTGAACGAATTGATGGATCCGATCATGATGTCCAGGACCTTTGGCGCCGGCCTCGGAATACCTATGGCCAAGAAAATCCTCGCGTCTCACGGCGGAGACGTTCATCTCACGCGGTGGAACGAGGGAGGAAACCGGGCTGAAATCTCGCTTCCCGTGCAACCGGTCCGCGACGGGCGATAGCCGGGCGATTCGGTCGAGGGTTTAAAGCACGTTGGAATTCCTGAAGCCTATACGGACGCTTCTTCAACCGATTAAGGTCGGTTTTAGACCCGCCCCTCCGAGAATTCCCACCTTTTCAGACGTTTTTCAGCGTGAATCATTGCCAGAAACGTTGGTTTCTCCGGTGGGATTGTGCTATAAGGAGACGCTGGCGGTTCAGATACGCCGGAAACGTTGCGGTTCGTTATTTTTCATGACGGCCTTGACTACCTTAACGTCGGGTGGAACAAAGACATGATCGATGTTCAGAACCAGAAGGACTACCGCAACCTCGCCATTGACAAGGTTGGCGTCAAAGATATCCGATATCCCATTACGGTAAAAGATAAGGTCAAAGAAAAACAAAGAACGGTTGGCTCCATAAACATGTATGTGAATCTTCCCAAGAGCTACAAGGGGACTCACATGAGTCGCTTTGTGGAGATTCTCAGCGAATATCGGCATCAGATCAGCATCGAGAATCTGCCTCGCATTCTGGAAGAAATGAAAAAGCGTCTGAAAGCCGCCTCCGCTCATATGGAGGTCTCCTTCCCGTATTTTATCGAAAAAGAAGCGCCGGTTTCCAAGACCAGCGGCCTGATGGAGTATATCTGCACGTTCAAAGGGACTCTCAATCACGGGATGGACCTGGTTGTCGGTCTTAAGATCCCCATCAACACCCTGTGTCCCTGCTCCAAGGAGATCAGCAAACACGGGGCTCACAACCAGAGGGGCCAGGTCTCGCTGGAGCTGCGCTTCAAGAGGTTTATCTGGATCGAAGACATCATCAAGATGGTGGAGGAGTGCGCGTCGAGTGAAGTCTATTCCATTCTGAAGCGTGCGGACGAGAAATATGTCACCGAGCGGGCGTACGAGAACCCCATGTTTGTGGAAGACGTGGTGAGGGAAGTTGCGTTAAGACTCGAGAGCGACGAGAATATCACCTGGTTCACCGTGGAAACCGAGAACTTCGAGAGCATACACAATCACAGTGCTTATGCTTTCATCGAGCGGAGAAAGCCCTGACCTGCCGTTGTATTCAAAGGAAACGATACCGGTGTTGCAACCGCGCCCCGAAACTCTTTCGCAGCAATCTTTATCCTGAGTTCGATAACACGGGCGTTATGGCCCTCCTTTCATGACTGACCTGCTTCTGATTCAGCCTCCCATCGAGGACTTTTACGATACCAGGGTCCGGGCCGAACCCATGGGACTGATGAGCCTCGCGTCGGTGCTCCTTCGCTCCGGTATTTCGGCGGCTCTTTTGGACAGCCGCGGCCGGGGAGGCCAAAGAACCGTCCCGGCGCCCGCCGTGCTTCGGGAGGCTGCGAGTTATTCCGTTCCTGGAGACCGGTCCCCGTTCAGGCTGTGGGGGGCGTACAGAAGGTTCGGACTCGAGGACGAACGGATGTGGGCGGGCATCACGCCACCGCTTTCCCGGAAGATACGCTCGCAAGGAGCGGCGTGGACGTTGTGGTGCGCGGCGAGGGGGAATCGGTCATCTCCGGCATTGTGGAGCGTCTGAGAAAAGGCGAGTCGGTTTCCGGGTGTGTGACCGGCGAATCGTGTCGCCCGGAAGCCATTGCGACCCGGATTCGGAGCCTTCTGGACCGGGACGGGTACCGGATCAAGAACCACCGCTTGGCGATGATGCATACGAGCCGGGGATGTCCCAAGAACTGCGAGTTTTGCTCGACACGAAACCTGATGGGAAGGCGGTTCAGATCCCGCACCGTTGACTCCATACTGGACGAGATGCTCGATCTCAGAGCATCGTGCGGGATTACGGCGTTTGATTTCGAAGACGACAACATCAGTCTCGATGCGGAACGGTTCAGGGCCCTGCTCGAGGGCGTGACGACGAAGTTCGGTGAGCGCAAGGTGCTGCTGAGCTGCATGAACGGTCTGGCTTATTTCGATCTTGAGCCCGAAGACATTCCCCTCATGGCTCGAGCGGGATTCGAACGATTGGATGTGTCGGTCGGAAACAGCCGCGTTCGATCTGCTGAACCTTGCGAGGACGGCAGACCTTCGGACTGGAGCCGGCTTCAACATCTGATCGGCGTGGCGCGTCAAAGCGGATTGGACGCCGGCGTGTATTTCATTCTGGGTTATCCGGGTCACCGTTTCTCGGAGGATCTGGACATGGTTGGGTTTCTGTCCGAACAGCCGGTGATGCTGGGACCTTCGGTTTTTTACCCGCCGCCGGGAACGGATTTGTACGGTCGTCTGTTGAAAGACGGCCGCATATCCGATGAATTCGAAGTATGCCGCTCGTCTGCCGTGGCTTACGAGGACGGGGAATATACGCGACCTCGTGTGCTCATGCTGCTCGCGGCGTGCAGGGCGCTTAATGTAATCAAATCGATCGGCATGGGGAGCGCCGTGACCGTGGCGGACTGGGTGCGGATAACCTTGAAACGGCAAGGATCAGCGATTTCAGGCGATGGAAGAATGTGTGGCGGGGCTCCGGAAGCCACGGCCGCCTACCTCCTTCACAGAAGCTTTGAACATGGAGAATGGTTCTCGTTGCGCAGAAGCCGCAAAAAGAGAAGCGGCGCCTATGTCTACCGTGTCGAAAAGACGCCCTACCAAAGCGAGCAGGTGGTCGAATTCCTGGAGCAGTTGAAAGTGGCCGATGCGTCACGGAGAAGTCAGGATTGATCGGGATTTTTCCGC
Coding sequences within it:
- the recA gene encoding recombinase RecA, translating into MAVSQDRERVIDMAVGQIERQFGKGSIMKLGGEGVATDVRCISTGSLSLDIALGIGGIPRGRVTEIFGPESSGKTTLALEVIAEAQKAGGVAAFVDAEHALDVQYARKLGVQTDELLVSQPDYGEQALEITEILVRSGALDVVVIDSVAALVPKAEIDGEMGDSHMGLQARLMSQAMRKLTAIISKSHTSVIFINQIRHKIGVMFGNPETTTGGNALKFYASVRLDIRSRGAIKDGQDVVGNRTRVKVVKNKIAPPFKEAEFDIMYGKGISRAGDVLDLGVNLNLIEKSGSWYSYDGERLGQGRETAKQILEENPDIMQKLEAKILAQSGLIHTPPDDEQPAEEAP
- the alaS gene encoding alanine--tRNA ligase, with the protein product MTGNDIRSLFLKFFEDRGHRVVKSSSLLPQDDPTLLFTNAGMVQFKRVFIGDERREYSRAASSQKCVRAGGKHNDLENVGQTARHHTFFEMLGNFSFGDYFKREAIRMGWELLTQGYGLPADKLYATVYLEDDEAHELWRTEVGVPEERISRHGEKDNFWAMGDTGPCGPCSEILIDQGPEMGCGRPECGPGCDCDRYLELWNLVFMQYNRDESGAMTPLPKPSIDTGMGLERLAAVLQGKKNNFDSDLFAPIMKAIEARSGHSYLEDPKKDISFRVIADHARAAAFLISDGILPSNEGRGYVLRRILRRAVRFGTSLGMRDPFLHEIAGAVVGVMKGQYPELVQSLEFVAKVVQGEEKRFFQTLENGLSLLYDEMARLDKGHRALPGEVAFRLYDTFGFPVDILNDVGREEGFTVDQEGFQAAMQRQREQSRKSWKGSGDAEIPEAYRALLGQGATSEFLGYELQATPAKVVALVSNGKAVDRVGAGDEVEVVLDRTTLYGEAGGQVGDRGIIRSDGCEVEVTDSVKYGGQLIVHRCKVSKGSLSVGDEVEAVAEAEWRMRTARNHTATHLLHTVLRSILGDHVKQAGSLVSPERLRFDFAHFEQVDPEVLHRIEEKVNEAIRGDYEVTTAITNMEEAIRSGAIALFEERYGEEVRKVSVGDFSTELCGGTHVIRTGEIGFFKVVSETSVAAGVRRIEALTGSGADAYVRGLEDRMREIGSLVKAPSGEILSKIERILANQKKLEKELQAARMGRTRDVLGELMERVRKVDGVSVLAARVEMPGPKELRDLGDRVRDRLGSGVAVLGSVQEGKAILLSLVTKDLSNTLHAGKIIGRVAELVGGRGGGRPDMAQAGGPNADQLNEALEKVYTIVEEHL
- a CDS encoding HDOD domain-containing protein is translated as MTDKKIQILQKIQDGRDLPSLSPVTVRLIEAASENSISVSDIVGIIQQDPSLTTRLLKMVNSPYFGVRQPVKTLLHAVTYLGLKRVRLAALSLSLKQTFQLESHKGFDYDQFWRMSLYRAVMARGLCLDAGIKELDPEEAFVAGLILEIGQLMMFEAMDVDQRRSYPHQTLSIAELLRWETENLGVNHREVGRLILKRWRFPPSMVETQQWDGESALSNDSLWSCRITELAHRGAEILFSRSEELFPYHRRVKEVLGLPSGQVNEVLGRALVEVDELAGALEMEARSGKDVLTVMEKANQALSRLNGSLEKHVRWFLEHQAPSNSFGKEFEDRAVEEEGKTVEAALQAVAHEIRNPLTSLSGFVRRLSKTLPSDEKNSKYMEIILGEAARLERVMDELSRYSRTYTPEFGEHDLGQVVLSVIDQVRTRFKERNIEIRLDMDRSVPRMRFDAPGIAEVLLRFLVNSARSMDRGGPLTVTAHYETQARVVKLVILDSGKPFPEEALNELMDPIMMSRTFGAGLGIPMAKKILASHGGDVHLTRWNEGGNRAEISLPVQPVRDGR
- a CDS encoding GTP cyclohydrolase I FolE2, with the protein product MIDVQNQKDYRNLAIDKVGVKDIRYPITVKDKVKEKQRTVGSINMYVNLPKSYKGTHMSRFVEILSEYRHQISIENLPRILEEMKKRLKAASAHMEVSFPYFIEKEAPVSKTSGLMEYICTFKGTLNHGMDLVVGLKIPINTLCPCSKEISKHGAHNQRGQVSLELRFKRFIWIEDIIKMVEECASSEVYSILKRADEKYVTERAYENPMFVEDVVREVALRLESDENITWFTVETENFESIHNHSAYAFIERRKP
- a CDS encoding radical SAM protein, producing the protein MDVVVRGEGESVISGIVERLRKGESVSGCVTGESCRPEAIATRIRSLLDRDGYRIKNHRLAMMHTSRGCPKNCEFCSTRNLMGRRFRSRTVDSILDEMLDLRASCGITAFDFEDDNISLDAERFRALLEGVTTKFGERKVLLSCMNGLAYFDLEPEDIPLMARAGFERLDVSVGNSRVRSAEPCEDGRPSDWSRLQHLIGVARQSGLDAGVYFILGYPGHRFSEDLDMVGFLSEQPVMLGPSVFYPPPGTDLYGRLLKDGRISDEFEVCRSSAVAYEDGEYTRPRVLMLLAACRALNVIKSIGMGSAVTVADWVRITLKRQGSAISGDGRMCGGAPEATAAYLLHRSFEHGEWFSLRRSRKKRSGAYVYRVEKTPYQSEQVVEFLEQLKVADASRRSQD